The following are encoded in a window of Geobacter metallireducens GS-15 genomic DNA:
- a CDS encoding TetR/AcrR family transcriptional regulator — protein sequence MTLRERRQKHKAQFRQEILDASRELFSQIGYERFSMRKLAAKIEHSPTTIYLYFRDKDDLLYSLCEELFAKLFQSYQDISRGENDPRQVLRLCLLRYIEFGLANPGHYKVAFFTSPVVYGSPTEFLQKDSMGRRTYFHILRTVEETMAAGMLRPMDADLLAQTVWVAAHGVVTSRIYSADFPMVDAVLQAETLVDGLLAGFSVKNFFGTNIYTVN from the coding sequence ATGACATTGCGCGAACGCAGACAAAAACACAAGGCGCAGTTCCGCCAGGAGATTCTCGACGCATCCAGGGAGCTTTTCTCCCAGATCGGGTACGAGCGGTTCTCCATGCGTAAGCTTGCGGCCAAAATCGAGCACTCTCCCACAACCATCTACCTCTATTTCCGCGACAAGGATGATCTCCTCTATTCTCTCTGCGAAGAGCTTTTCGCCAAGCTGTTCCAGAGCTACCAGGACATCTCGCGGGGAGAGAACGACCCGCGGCAGGTGTTGCGTCTTTGCCTCCTGAGGTATATCGAGTTCGGGCTGGCGAATCCCGGCCACTACAAGGTCGCCTTTTTCACGAGTCCCGTCGTCTATGGGTCGCCCACGGAATTCCTGCAAAAGGACAGCATGGGACGGCGCACCTACTTTCATATCCTCCGGACCGTAGAAGAGACCATGGCGGCCGGCATGCTTCGCCCCATGGACGCGGACCTCCTCGCGCAGACAGTATGGGTCGCGGCCCACGGAGTCGTGACATCGCGAATTTACTCCGCCGATTTCCCCATGGTGGACGCCGTCCTCCAGGCAGAGACGCTGGTGGACGGGCTGCTCGCCGGTTTCAGCGTGAAAAATTTTTTTGGCACAAATATTTACACTGTTAACTAA
- a CDS encoding BON domain-containing protein, which translates to MKPTEGMLRRIEAAFEREPRINLHAYPLQMEIDDGILTLEGVTESVAAKKLALELAAAEPGVAGIVDRLRVEPAEAMEDEDIRNHVCDAFVQEPAFADYAIRAFSFGAWETVRSAPREPTGVMEVEVADGIVTLNGTVGSLSHKRLAGVLAWWVPGSRDVVNGLEVSPPEEDNGDEVIDAVRLVLEKDPFVNASQIRVSCRDCVVTLEGVVPKPKEKEMAEADAWYVFGVDRVVNRLEVRE; encoded by the coding sequence ATGAAACCGACCGAAGGGATGCTGAGACGAATAGAAGCCGCCTTTGAACGGGAGCCCCGGATCAATCTCCACGCCTACCCCCTCCAGATGGAGATCGACGACGGGATATTGACCCTTGAGGGGGTGACGGAGAGCGTGGCGGCCAAAAAGCTCGCCCTGGAACTGGCCGCCGCGGAGCCGGGCGTGGCAGGGATCGTGGACCGGCTACGGGTGGAGCCTGCCGAGGCCATGGAGGACGAGGATATCCGCAACCACGTCTGCGACGCCTTCGTCCAGGAGCCGGCCTTCGCCGACTACGCCATCCGCGCCTTTTCCTTCGGCGCCTGGGAGACGGTGCGCAGTGCCCCGCGGGAGCCGACCGGGGTCATGGAGGTGGAGGTGGCCGATGGCATTGTCACCCTGAACGGCACCGTCGGCAGCCTCTCCCACAAGCGCCTGGCCGGGGTCCTGGCGTGGTGGGTGCCGGGAAGCCGCGACGTGGTGAATGGGCTGGAGGTCTCTCCACCCGAAGAGGACAACGGCGACGAGGTAATCGACGCTGTCCGTCTTGTCCTGGAGAAGGATCCCTTCGTCAACGCATCCCAGATCCGGGTAAGCTGCCGCGACTGCGTCGTCACCCTGGAGGGGGTGGTGCCCAAACCGAAAGAGAAAGAGATGGCCGAGGCCGATGCGTGGTACGTCTTCGGGGTCGACCGGGTGGTGAACAGGCTGGAGGTGCGGGAATAA
- a CDS encoding SDR family NAD(P)-dependent oxidoreductase: MSLKGKTAIVTGAGRGLGRASAMALAREGADLVILSRTPKELEETATLVMEAGGTVVIQEGDVANPADVRRVVGTAVETFESVDILMNNAAVIGPVRALHQLAPEEWAYAMAVNLTGPWLFAREVIPHMIRQKRGKIINVISGLGEIVISPFGAYAIAKAGLIHMTRYLAEELKVHNIQVNGLDPAVMDTRMQEDIRGLGPAVLGPDVFADFTAMKDRKELLPPERVARLAVFLASAESDRVTGENGTVSHFRTFGYRY; encoded by the coding sequence ATGAGTCTCAAGGGAAAGACAGCGATCGTAACCGGCGCCGGCCGAGGTCTCGGCCGCGCTTCCGCCATGGCGCTGGCGCGTGAGGGGGCTGATCTGGTGATCTTGAGCAGAACCCCCAAGGAACTGGAGGAGACCGCGACGCTCGTCATGGAAGCGGGGGGAACGGTGGTGATCCAGGAGGGTGACGTGGCGAACCCCGCGGACGTCCGGCGGGTGGTAGGGACCGCGGTCGAGACGTTCGAATCGGTCGACATCCTCATGAACAATGCGGCAGTCATCGGCCCGGTCCGCGCCCTCCATCAGCTGGCCCCGGAGGAGTGGGCGTACGCCATGGCCGTCAACCTGACCGGCCCCTGGCTCTTTGCCCGGGAGGTCATCCCCCACATGATCCGCCAGAAGCGGGGGAAAATCATCAACGTCATCTCGGGGCTGGGCGAAATCGTCATCTCACCCTTCGGGGCCTATGCCATCGCCAAGGCGGGGCTCATCCACATGACGCGCTACCTGGCCGAGGAGTTGAAGGTCCACAACATCCAGGTGAACGGCCTCGACCCGGCGGTGATGGACACCCGGATGCAGGAGGATATCCGCGGCCTCGGGCCGGCGGTTCTTGGTCCCGATGTCTTCGCCGACTTCACGGCCATGAAGGATCGGAAAGAGCTCCTCCCGCCCGAACGGGTGGCGCGACTGGCGGTCTTTCTCGCCTCGGCGGAGTCTGACCGGGTAACGGGAGAAAACGGAACCGTGAGCCATTTCCGCACGTTCGGCTACCGGTATTAG
- a CDS encoding radical SAM protein — protein sequence MPTYIEPVFRPPSEARSLIFQITIGCSQNHCAYCGMYKMKRFALKPVEEVFAEIDGIPGRYRLHVDRVFLADGDALVYPFEGLCAILDRLAATFPNLTRVGSYASPNSLTTKSVDELRMLREKRLRIVYFGLESGDDATLAAVNKGFTAEKMAQEALKAREAGMKLSVTAILGVAGRGRSLDHARGTAAWVNRVNPEFFSLLTLFRRHNEEFVDTLDQCTRRELLAEAKELLAHLSPQRTILRSNHVSNFLELAGSYPKDRERLIASVEEAVAHLEGIPGYLDEVPEYGEEYY from the coding sequence ATGCCTACCTACATCGAACCCGTCTTCCGCCCACCCAGCGAGGCCCGCAGCCTGATCTTCCAGATCACCATCGGCTGCTCCCAGAACCACTGCGCCTACTGCGGCATGTACAAGATGAAGCGCTTTGCTCTGAAGCCGGTGGAGGAGGTTTTCGCCGAGATCGACGGCATCCCGGGCCGGTACCGTCTCCATGTGGATAGGGTCTTTTTGGCCGACGGCGATGCCCTGGTTTACCCCTTCGAGGGGCTCTGCGCCATCCTCGACCGGCTCGCCGCCACGTTCCCGAACCTCACGCGGGTCGGCTCCTACGCCTCGCCCAACAGTCTCACCACCAAGAGTGTGGATGAGTTGCGGATGCTACGGGAGAAGCGGTTGCGGATCGTCTACTTCGGGCTGGAGTCGGGGGATGACGCGACGCTTGCGGCGGTGAACAAGGGATTTACGGCGGAGAAGATGGCGCAGGAGGCCCTAAAGGCCCGGGAAGCGGGGATGAAGCTGTCGGTTACTGCCATCCTGGGGGTGGCGGGCCGGGGGCGGAGTCTCGATCATGCGCGGGGCACGGCCGCCTGGGTGAACCGGGTGAATCCCGAGTTCTTCTCGCTCCTCACCCTTTTCCGCCGCCACAACGAGGAGTTCGTCGACACCCTGGACCAGTGCACCCGCCGGGAGCTGCTGGCCGAGGCGAAGGAGCTGCTGGCGCACCTCTCCCCCCAGCGAACCATTCTCCGTTCCAACCACGTCTCCAATTTCCTGGAGCTGGCCGGGAGCTATCCCAAGGACCGGGAGCGGCTCATCGCTTCCGTTGAGGAAGCGGTTGCCCATCTTGAGGGGATTCCGGGATATCTGGACGAGGTGCCGGAGTATGGGGAGGAGTATTACTGA
- a CDS encoding nucleotidyltransferase family protein has product MAIRQEQYEKIKELAQSYGATRIILFRSAVDNPEAARDIDIACDGVRGWKLYELAARLEEELHTPFDVVPLTPPTRFTELVEKRGRVLL; this is encoded by the coding sequence ATGGCGATACGGCAGGAACAGTACGAAAAAATCAAGGAACTGGCTCAGTCGTACGGTGCCACGCGCATTATCCTTTTCCGCAGTGCTGTCGACAACCCAGAAGCTGCCCGGGATATCGATATCGCCTGCGACGGGGTGCGAGGCTGGAAGCTGTATGAGCTTGCAGCCCGCCTTGAAGAGGAACTCCACACGCCGTTTGATGTCGTACCGTTGACCCCCCCGACGCGGTTTACCGAGCTCGTTGAGAAAAGAGGGCGTGTACTGCTGTGA
- the flhA gene encoding flagellar biosynthesis protein FlhA — MAHPAAGVVDLQPAKSNSDIYMAVALIGVLALMIVPLPAILLDIFLAANITIALAILLVALYTQQPLDFSVFPSVLLVTTLYRLALNVAGTRLILLHGNEGTDAAGHVIKAFGQFVVGGNFVVGAVIFLILVIINFTVITKGAGRVAEVAARFTLDAMPGKQMAIDADLSSGLINEKEARRRRSRVSREADFYGSMDGASKFVRGDAIAGILIMLVNIIGGFVIGVWQNGMPLETALSNYTLLTIGEGLVAQIPALIISTAAGIIVTRSADEKNFGHEITGQFLNYPKAFYVSSGVLFAFGLIPGLPHFAFFLLSGLAYMGGRMAKEAPQVMEEELAALPAAAEAGEGEQAAIRPLDMLELEVGYGLVPMVDAAQEGELLERIRSIRRQYAQKMGFVVPPIHIHDNLQLKPHEYNVLIKGAKVGGGELAGQYLAMDSGAVAAQVEGVRTTEPVFGLPAIWIRPEVKEQAQLYGYTVVDSTTIIATHISEIIKKHAHEMVGRQELQQLLDNLSSSFPKVVDELVPNLLNLGTVLRVIKNLLREGVSIRDLRTILETLADYGGLTKDPEMLTEFTRQALGRYIVDQYKRDDETLCIISLDRRVEEVVAEGIQPSEQGSYLAIEPNTAQVILSGIRQEIEKFNQAGTNPTLLASPSIRRHVKKLTERFVPNLAVLSHNEIPSNVKIQSLGVVTLNAG; from the coding sequence ATGGCACACCCGGCGGCCGGAGTTGTGGATCTTCAGCCAGCAAAAAGCAACTCGGACATCTACATGGCCGTGGCGCTCATCGGCGTCCTGGCCCTCATGATCGTGCCGCTGCCGGCGATCCTGCTCGATATCTTTCTCGCCGCCAACATCACCATCGCCCTGGCGATCCTCCTGGTGGCCCTCTACACCCAGCAGCCCCTGGATTTCTCCGTCTTCCCGTCGGTACTCCTCGTCACTACCCTCTACCGCCTCGCCCTGAACGTTGCCGGTACGCGGCTCATCCTCCTCCACGGCAACGAGGGGACCGACGCGGCCGGGCACGTGATCAAGGCCTTCGGCCAGTTCGTGGTGGGCGGAAACTTCGTGGTGGGGGCGGTCATCTTCCTGATCCTCGTCATCATCAACTTCACGGTCATCACCAAGGGCGCCGGCCGGGTGGCCGAGGTGGCGGCCCGCTTCACCCTGGACGCCATGCCCGGCAAGCAGATGGCCATCGACGCCGACCTCTCCTCGGGACTCATCAACGAGAAGGAGGCCCGCCGCCGCCGGTCGCGGGTATCGCGGGAGGCCGACTTCTACGGCTCCATGGACGGTGCCAGCAAGTTCGTGCGGGGGGACGCCATCGCCGGCATCCTCATCATGCTGGTGAACATCATCGGCGGGTTTGTCATCGGCGTCTGGCAGAACGGGATGCCCCTCGAAACGGCCCTGTCAAATTATACGCTCCTGACCATCGGTGAGGGGCTCGTGGCCCAGATCCCGGCCCTCATCATCTCCACCGCCGCCGGCATCATCGTGACCCGCTCGGCCGACGAGAAGAATTTCGGCCACGAAATCACCGGTCAGTTCCTCAACTATCCCAAGGCCTTCTACGTCTCCTCTGGGGTCCTCTTCGCCTTCGGCCTCATTCCGGGGCTTCCCCACTTCGCCTTCTTCCTCCTCTCGGGACTGGCCTACATGGGGGGGCGCATGGCCAAGGAGGCTCCCCAGGTGATGGAGGAGGAACTGGCGGCCCTTCCTGCCGCAGCCGAGGCTGGAGAGGGAGAGCAGGCGGCTATCCGCCCTCTGGACATGCTGGAGCTTGAGGTGGGATACGGGCTGGTTCCCATGGTGGATGCGGCCCAGGAGGGTGAACTCCTGGAACGGATCCGCTCCATCCGCCGCCAGTACGCCCAGAAGATGGGGTTTGTGGTGCCGCCGATCCATATCCACGACAACCTGCAGCTGAAGCCCCACGAGTACAACGTCCTCATCAAGGGGGCCAAGGTGGGTGGTGGCGAGCTGGCCGGCCAGTACCTGGCCATGGATTCCGGCGCCGTTGCCGCCCAGGTGGAAGGGGTGCGGACCACGGAGCCGGTCTTTGGCCTGCCGGCCATCTGGATCAGGCCCGAGGTGAAGGAGCAGGCCCAACTCTACGGCTACACCGTGGTGGACAGCACCACGATCATCGCCACCCATATCAGCGAGATCATCAAGAAACATGCCCACGAGATGGTGGGGCGCCAGGAGCTCCAGCAGCTCCTGGACAACCTCTCCTCCAGCTTCCCCAAGGTGGTGGACGAACTGGTGCCGAACCTCCTCAACCTGGGAACGGTGCTCCGGGTCATCAAGAACCTCCTTCGCGAGGGAGTCTCCATCCGGGATCTGCGGACGATCCTGGAGACCCTGGCCGACTACGGCGGGCTCACCAAGGACCCGGAGATGCTCACCGAGTTCACCCGCCAGGCCCTGGGGCGCTACATCGTCGACCAGTACAAGCGGGACGACGAGACCCTCTGCATCATCAGTCTCGACCGCCGGGTGGAGGAGGTCGTGGCCGAAGGAATTCAGCCGTCGGAGCAGGGGAGCTACCTGGCCATCGAGCCGAACACGGCCCAGGTGATCCTCTCCGGCATCCGGCAGGAGATCGAGAAGTTCAACCAGGCGGGGACCAACCCGACGCTTCTGGCGTCACCGTCCATCCGGCGGCACGTGAAGAAGCTCACCGAGCGGTTCGTCCCGAACCTGG